In a genomic window of Melanotaenia boesemani isolate fMelBoe1 chromosome 1, fMelBoe1.pri, whole genome shotgun sequence:
- the LOC121643363 gene encoding uncharacterized protein LOC121643363 yields MSAELYTASQPAENNGSLQTTTVGGSKPLHRFLKGQPKIMGTVVLIIGASFFILSIAISTGHFAHHIWTTIPPGFLLGTLFIISGILFIVTELNPTKKTVTISLALSIVSILGACWTVLHILPDLHFLRSSAYFDENITDTELAWANYSEAMGVTVEALFLFYSFVGAIIFIVMSVLAGAALRSTKSQAVVVMTTTSTTTPAE; encoded by the exons ATGTCTGCTGAGCTCTACACTGCAAGCCAACCAGCTGAGAATAATGGAAGTCTCCAAACTACCACAGTGGGAGGCAGCAAACCTTTACACCGCTTCCTGAAGGGACAACCCAAGATTATGGGT ACTGTTGTGCTGATCATAGGCGCATCCTTCTTCATTCTTTCCATCGCCATCTCGACAGGCCACTTCGCTCACCACATATGGACAACCATCCCACCAGGCTTCTTACTGGGAACACTG TTCATCATAAGTGGGATCCTGTTTATTGTGACAGAGTTAAACCCCACCAAGAAAACA GTAACCATATCGTTAGCTTTGAGCATTGTGTCCATACTGGGGGCATGTTGGACAGTTCTGCACATCCTGCCCGATCTCCACTTCTTGAGAAGCTCAGCGTATTTTGATGAAAATATCACAGACACCGAGTTAGCATGGGCTAATTATAGCGaa GCAATGGGAGTGACTGTGGAGGCACTCTTTCTGTTCTACAGTTTTGTTGGTGCTATCATTTTCATTGTAATGTCAGTGCTGGCTGGGGCTGCCCTCCGTTCCACGAAAagtcag GCCGTTGTTGTGATGACCACAACGTCAACTACAACACCAGCTGAATAG
- the LOC121643355 gene encoding RB-associated KRAB zinc finger protein-like, which produces MEHKKLMDLCLPVSTTQESGLITGSLSNTKCITLKMPVNKRTSDTACTVSQSYNYHLHSHCPTQDTHRPTDYKYSQPGRSHLSDESSDEDKPDSFGQSPKEHTFLQESTEQVLLDTNIKPAELPVSCKHRSDTEDKEVRRDRAESAIRNHDKSPSNEGPSVTWTEMKKIRKRSKFEGESLDKTKGKTKVLKKSVAVEVSNPNEGESKIIPWPGCSSLCEPDCVQASVPSTLSAGIPSTLSDGMPKERSSHLSSPTHQPFQCSLCDRSFSQRGSLNRHMRSHLGVRPFPCPCCPMTFSRQYRVTEHMRVHQRGALGNDFQKPTDSSLRDEN; this is translated from the exons ATGGAGCACAAGAAACTCATGGATTTGTGTCTGCCAGTTTCCACCACACAGGAATCAGGTTTGATCACTGGCAGTCTTTCCAACACTAAATGCATCACATT AAAAATGCCTGTAAACAAAAGGACATCTGACACAGCTTGCACTGTTAGCCAGTCATACAATTATCATCTTCATTCTCACTGCCCAACACAGGACACACACAGACCTACCGATTACAAATACTCTCAGCCTGGCCGCTCTCATCTTTCAGATGAGTCGAGTGATGAGGACAAGCCTGATTCTTTTGGTCAAAGTCCCAAAGAGCACACCTTTCTCCAAGAGTCTACAGAACAGGTTCTCTTGGACACAAATATTAAACCTGCTGAGCTGCCTGTGTCCTGTAAACATAGATCTGACACAGAAGACAAAGAGGTTAGAAGGGACAGAGCTGAGTCTGCTATCAGGAATCATGATAAATCACCAAGTAATGAGGGGCCATCTGTGACATGGACtgagatgaaaaaaatcagaaaaaggtCTAAATTTGAGGGTGAGAGCTTAGATAAAACTAAAGGAAAGACAAAAGTCCTGAAAAAATCTGTGGCTGTGGAGGTTTCCAACCCTAATGAGGGTGAGAGCAAGATCATCCCCTGGCCAGGTTGTTCATCTCTATGTGAACCAGACTGTGTTCAAGCCTCCGTGCCATCCACTTTGTCTGCAGGCATACCTTCCACCCTTTCAGACGGCATGCCTAAAGAGAGGTCATCTCATCTGTCATCTCCTACTCACCAACCTTTCCAGTGCTCTCTATGTGATCGTTCCTTTAGCCAGCGAGGCTCTCTGAACAGACACATGCGCAGCCACCTTGGCGTCCGGCCCTTCCCCTGCCCGTGCTGCCCTATGACCTTCTCACGCCAGTACCGTGTCACAGAGCACATGCGAGTTCATCAGCGCGGTGCTCTTGGGAATGACTTTCAAAAGCCTACTGACTCTTCTCTCAGAGACGAGAATTAG
- the LOC121650476 gene encoding zinc finger and BTB domain-containing protein 43-like, giving the protein MDPCAQEVSHHAASLLTCLNHQREQALFCDCVLKHKQSSGQLYPAHRCVLAASSPVFASVLSSTGALVELQDPCLSDSVLALLLDYVYTGTLPYTQNQQQYYRLLTAACHLQMNELQEALRVAWQQTEMNATDDVSASTGAEIHSYSSINDSYRSFLKTFRDPPSSPSTDAFKRFEEPSKLCSVRATILDEAQMNSVSLDSRVKAGETCTSKNIVNHCSRTDASILESNDSMNLSEYRQAAYTTVQNLMQDTSDTAEEHDASEVNKVVHEDQFQSDGFEKLEIWQKHAEDELLVTSENKKCCGAVPVICHSSRVAVHQLAEECAVFPYHPAFQSSVSSSRSPISRSVSTGNENTVDCMTTNQKDRFGAQNLDLRYNEKP; this is encoded by the exons ATGGACCCCTGTGCACAGGAAGTTAGTCACCATGCAGCATCACTGTTGACATGTCTGAACCATCAGAGAGAACAAGCGCTGTTCTGTGACTGTGTACTTAAACATAAACAGAGCTCAGGTCAGCTCTATCCTGCACACAG GTGTGTTCTGGCAGCCTCAAGTCCAGTGTTTGCATCAGTCCTGTCCTCTACTGGTGCCCTGGTGGAACTGCAGGATCCATGTTTGTCTGACTCTGTATTAGCCCTTCTTCTGGACTATGTTTACACTGGGACTTTGCCTTACACTCAAAACCAGCAGCAATATTACAGATTGCTTACTGCTGCCTGTCATCTGCAGATGAATGAACTGCAGGAGGCTCTGAGGGTAGCTTGGCAACAGACTGAGATGAATGCTACAGATGATGTCAGTGCTTCGACTGGAGCTGAAATTCATTCTTACAGCAGCATTAATGATAGTTATAGGAGTTTTTTAAAGACCTTTAGAGATCCCCCATCATCACCCAGTACAGATGCTTTTAAAAGATTCGAAGAACCAAGTAAACTGTGCTCAGTCAGAGCAACAATACTCGATGAAGCTCAAATGAATTCTGTTAGTCTGGATTCCCGTGTTAAAGCTGGAGAAACATGCACAAGTAAAAACATAGTGAACCACTGTAGCAGAACAGATGCAAGCATACTTGAAAGCAATGATAGTATGAATTTAAGTGAATACAGACAAGCCGCTTATACAACAGTACAAAATTTGATGCAAGATACGTCTGACACTGCTGAGGAGCATGATGCATCTGAAGTGAACAAAGTAGTGCATGAGGATCAGTTTCAGTCTGATGGCTTTGAAAAGCTGGAAATCTGGCAgaagcatgcagaggatgagctATTAGTAACATCTGAGAACAAGAAGTGTTGTGGGGCAGTGCCAGTCATCTGTCACAGCAGCAGAGTTGCTGTCCACCAGCTGGCAGAAGAGTGTGCAGTGTTTCCTTACCACCCAGCATTCCAGTCTTCAGTCAGCTCCAGCAGATCACCCATCTCACGCTCAGTCAGCACAGGCAATGAGAACACTGTGGACTGTATGACCACTAATCAAAAGGATCGATTTGGAGCACAGAATCTGGACCTCAGATACAATGAAAA ACCATAA
- the ddias gene encoding uncharacterized protein ddias — MSVRRTLVQCTVLSLQDTCVFYPCCKGCFSRIDAEQHDATRYRCSKCGYRCMREQIEYRYRLSLRVTRNRCIFGVTVFGNSLNQFFGIHASGLQKLVETEPSTRSTLLVKAVKDCFIGKHFIFGIKLSGAENGRFFEGHHTNGSNIGETSQFIASQIILPNAENLAGCTVVRYYQCLLQKASELEPDCSKCCRLPASILFLIPSQSPTSSFSNSSLFASGFLSQSLLRSKHQDCTLSPTPPFEQSLGLLTSSAEQEEGCSSQESVDENSRLKDNSTESFPSESGGLGSQKVKTPPLPLELSFYDSPSFARNSNSSVRSVVGSSLGVNTWCGSSQPGQNSCSLTQKEFYTRQHTRTLLSSSLVWEDLPFSESLAEFLCEENKNVDDVGETGPSLNVNYQKKIKTFLENTKLASGSTSASQRKVQVTTSNSLSLLDVTNVLSPDRRDGRDLSDQVCETPVKSCNQEDDKASLCLEEEQHEGGSYNCSADLFGNSFMISINTETSNVENLKTNVDTPFSKTGCQHLTNKHTHVSHVTPHKREEAKTECRIRNSLILQETHDFEFVPPSQSTPVVKVHLTQSPSFKNLTGESTKENVTDSMTFSKRSHRLSPEKRFRKPDKNKSHVQVGKHGKLQRRNLNLESVKSLNPKLDLQASDVTVCNLEDDEGIVAPTPAGKTQLSMSLRRRRHSESSSSDLGSSWRGRQEDGVDLKRPVLDQTLTSSHRGLPQKGDSANETVFKGVLDGSDVDDESQTCDWSRDLFSDSI; from the exons ATGTCTGTCAGACGAACTCTGGTGCAATGTACTGTGTTGTCTCTGCAAGATACCTGCGTGTTTTATCCATGCTGTAAAGGTTGTTTTTCGAGGATCGATGCTGAACAACATGATGCGACGAG ATACAGGTGCTCCAAGTGTGGTTATAGATGTATGAGGGAACAGATTGAATACAGATACCGCCTCTCCTTGAGAGTAACCCGGAACAGATGCATATTTGGTGTAACGGTGTTTGGAAACAGCTTGAACCAATTTTTCGGCATTCATGCAAGTGGATTACAGAA GTTAGTGGAGACTGAACCATCAACAAGATCCACGTTGTTGGTAAAGGCCGTCAAGGACTGTTTCATTGGTAAACATTTCATCTTTGGTATTAAG TTGAGTGGCGCAGAAAATGGACGTTTCTTTGAAGGTCATCATACAAATGGCTCTAATATCGGTGAAACATCCCAGTTCATTGCCAGTCAAATAATTCTACCGAATGCTGAAAATCTAGCAGGCTGTACAGTGGTCAGATATTATCAGTGTCTTCTTCAGAAAGCCTCAGAATTGGAGCCTGATTGCAGCAAATGCTGCAGACTTCCAGCATCAATCCTGTTCCTGATTCCCAGTCAGTCTCCAACCAGCAGCTTCAGTAATTCCTCTCTGTTTGCCTCTGGCTTTCTTTCCCAATCCCTCCTAAG ATCAAAACACCAAGACTGCACCCTCTCTCCCACCCCTCCATTTGAACAATCACTTGGACTATTGACTTCatcagcagagcaggaagaggGCTGCAGTAGCCAGGAAAGTGTGGACGAGAACAGCAGACTTAAAGACAATAGTACAGAATCATTTCCTTCAGAGAGCGGTGGCCTGGGGAGCCAAAAGGTGAAAACCCCTCCTCTCCCTTTGGAGCTCAGTTTTTATGATAGTCCATCATTTGCCAGAAATTCAAACTCATCTGTGAGAAGTGTTGTTGGAAGTAGCCTTGGTGTAAACACTTGGTGTGGTTCCTCCCAGCCCGGCCAGAACAGTTGCAGCCTCACCCAAAAGGAGTTTTATACCAGACAACACACCCGAACACTTTTGTCAAGCTCTTTGGTTTGGGAGGATTTGCCTTTCTCTGAGAGTCTTGCAGAGTTTTTATGTGAAGAAAACAAGAATGTTGATGATGTTGGTGAAACGGGACCAAGTCTGAATGTCAactatcagaaaaaaataaaaacttttctggAAAACACCAAGCTGGCTAGTGGATCAACTTCTGCTAGTCAGAGAAAGGTGCAGGTAACCACAAGCAATTCACTGAGTTTACTGGATGTCACAAATGTACTTTCCCCAGATAGACGTGATGGACGTGATCTATCTGATCAAGTCTGTGAAACTCCTGTAAAATCCTGTAATCAGGAAGATGACAAAGCTTCTTTGTGTTTGGAAGAAGAGCAGCATGAGGGGGGCAGTTACAACTGCTCAGCTGACTTATTTGGGAACTCTTTTATGATCAGCATAAACACGGAGACGAGCAACGTAGAAAATTTGAAGACAAACGTGGACACACCATTTTCCAAGACTGGTTGTCAGCACTtgacaaataaacacacacatgtcagTCATGTGACGCCACACAAACGGGAAGAAGCAAAAACTGAATGCAGGATCAGAAATAGTTTAATTCTACAAGAAACGCATGATTTCGAGTTTGTCCCTCCTTCTCAGTCCACCCCTGTCGTGAAAGTTCATTTAACACAATCACCTTCCTTCAAAAACTTAACGGGTGAGTctacaaaagaaaatgtgacagaCAGCATGACATTCAGCAAACGAAGCCACAGACTTTCTCCAGAAAAGAGGTTCAGGAAACCAGATAAGAATAAAAGCCATGTTCAGGTTGGGAAGCATGGAAAGCTGCAGAGAAGGAATTTAAACCTGGAGTCAGTGAAATCATTGAATCCTAAACTCGATTTACAAGCCAGTGATGTGACTGTTTGTAATTTGGAGGATGATGAAGGAATTGTTGCGCCTACACCTGCTGGGAAAACACAGCTGAGCATGTCACTCAGAAGAAGACGGCATtctgaaagcagcagcagtgatcTGGGTTCTTCCTGGAGGGGACGTCAGGAAGATGGAGTTGATTTGAAAAGACCTGTCTTGGATCAAACTCTCACATCATCACATAGAGGTCTGCCACAAAAAGGAGACTCTGCTAATGAGACAGTCTTTAAAGGGGTTCTCGATGGATCTGATGTTGACGATGAGAGCCAGACCTGTGATTGGTCTAGAGACCTGTTCTCTGATTCGATCTGA
- the LOC121645215 gene encoding uncharacterized protein LOC121645215 isoform X1: MAFFLLLFGLVLSLNVAGIHANLQCTNDYERMFCQLKLKNCHEYELNLQSDSGYGNMTCSLRQCGPEQCYCNVEMTLIFGETHTATVRKGEKSLESKTILVTESFKPKTPAITSVDGSNGNFGVSWWTNMENHTSIPLTAELVYYKKGDTATDWKAISPAIVKGQQYYEISGQHLEWSTTYVVRVRSVSELNHRLSDISNEWEFKTPASCNTLFFGIIVGLCLAVIIISIAMYCCYVKLKNDWWDKLPNPKILIVHPVKDGLLQPEKSRVSPICVDQLIPNGNQQRLLMPFIDSIYHKSECSSTDSSHLSYADTHVDITTIIMENLSRIFPSISLVPQRQTSQFTSKDSGLFSAPLSPDGIRFDGSTSGSSELVNHSYSLICPNSSNSVSADSPEVQMQTEQDYDLHDSSKSMIMSIFGQDVSPHMSVDMYQQYNTDPQKCSYAEDSSLSSISSGTDMTTSCEPETRVENSDKFFHPASTFSSLPNKNPFHESHIILEDNYQQIQNLVAQPGVLFSEERSSDQEGDLGKYQEKPFSKIPQNCLNPFFQDVGNDAPRCLSQHKFQTPFLLLMSADNGMPVNTESAYHSV; encoded by the exons ATGGCtttcttcctgcttcttttcggACTTGTGCTTTCGCTTAATGTCGCTG GAATCCACGCAAATCTTCAATGTACCAACGACTATGAGAGGATGTTTTGCCAGCTGAAACTTAAAAACTGCCATGAATATGAGCTGAATCTCCAGAGCGACTCCGGGTATGG AAATATGACCTGCAGTCTCCGTCAGTGTGGCCCTGAACAGTGTTACTGTAATGTGGAAATGACTCTCATCTTCGGAGAGACTCATACTGCCACGGTcaggaaaggagaaaaaagtcTGGAGTCAAAAACAATCCTGGTCACAGAGAGCT TTAAGCCCAAAACCCCAGCAATCACCTCGGTGGATGGAAGCAATGGCAATTTTGGAGTCAGCTGGTGGACAAACATGGAGAATCACACAAGTATTCCACTGACTGCAGAACTGGTGTACTATAAAAAAGGAGACACAGCAACG GATTGGAAAGCCATCTCACCAGCTATAGTTAAAGGGCAGCAGTATTATGAGATAAGTGGTCAACACTTGGAGTGGAGTACAACATACGTGGTCAGAGTGAGAAGTGTTTCAGAGCTTAATCACCGATTGAGTGACATCAGCAACGAGTGGGAATTTAAAACAC CTGCCTCCTGCAACACCCTGTTCTTCGGCATCATTGTCGGCCTCTGTCTTGCTGTAATCATCATCAGCATTGCCATGTATTGCTGTTATGTAAA gctgaAAAATGATTGGTGGGACAAACTTCCAAATCCAAAAATTCTTATAGTGCATCCAGTCAAGGATGGG CTGTTGCAACCTGAGAAATCAAGGGTCTCGCCCATCTGCGTTGACCAACTCATTCCAAATGGCAATCAGCAAAG gTTACTGATGCCATTCATAGACAGCATCTACCATAAGAGTGAATGCAGCAGCACTGACTCATCACATCTTAGTTATGCCGACACACATGTTGACATTACAACTATTATTATGGAAAATCTTTCCAGAATCTTCCCCAGCATAAGCCTAGTACCGCAGCGACAAACCAGTCAATTTACAAGCAAAGACAGTGGATTGTTCTCTGCTCCACTCAGTCCGGATGGTATCAGATTTGATGGATCCACCTCTGGGTCATCTGAGTTAGTCAATCATTCTTATTCTCTGATCTGTCCCAACTCTTCTAATAGTGTGTCAGCAGACAGCCCAGAGGTCCAAATGCAGACTGAACAGGATTATGACTTACACGATTCCAGCAAGAGCATGATCATGAGCATTTTTGGACAAGATGTTTCACCTCACATGTCAGTAGACATGTATCAACAGTACAACACAGATCCTCAGAAATGTTCATATGCAGAAGACTCCAGCTTGTCATCCATCTCCAGTGGCACTGACATGACCACCTCCTGTGAGCCTGAGACCAGGGTTGAGAACTCTGACAAGTTCTTTCACCCAGCCTCAACTTTCTCGTCACTCCCAAACAAAAATCCTTTTCATGAGTCCCACATCATACTGGAAGACAACTACCAGCAGATTCAGAATCTAGTGGCTCAGCCAGGTGTCTTGTTTTCAGAGGAGAGAAGCAGTGATCAAGAGGGAGATTTAGGGAAGTATCAGGAGAAACCTTTCAGCAAGATCCCTCAAAACTGCTTAAACCCATTCTTTCAAGATGTCGGTAATGACGCTCCAAGATGCCTTAGCCAACATAAGTTCCAAacaccttttcttttattgatgtCTGCAGACAACGGTATGCCAGTAAACACAGAGAGTGCTTATCATAGTGTGTAG
- the LOC121645215 gene encoding uncharacterized protein LOC121645215 isoform X2 yields the protein MAFFLLLFGLVLSLNVAGIHANLQCTNDYERMFCQLKLKNCHEYELNLQSDSGNMTCSLRQCGPEQCYCNVEMTLIFGETHTATVRKGEKSLESKTILVTESFKPKTPAITSVDGSNGNFGVSWWTNMENHTSIPLTAELVYYKKGDTATDWKAISPAIVKGQQYYEISGQHLEWSTTYVVRVRSVSELNHRLSDISNEWEFKTPASCNTLFFGIIVGLCLAVIIISIAMYCCYVKLKNDWWDKLPNPKILIVHPVKDGLLQPEKSRVSPICVDQLIPNGNQQRLLMPFIDSIYHKSECSSTDSSHLSYADTHVDITTIIMENLSRIFPSISLVPQRQTSQFTSKDSGLFSAPLSPDGIRFDGSTSGSSELVNHSYSLICPNSSNSVSADSPEVQMQTEQDYDLHDSSKSMIMSIFGQDVSPHMSVDMYQQYNTDPQKCSYAEDSSLSSISSGTDMTTSCEPETRVENSDKFFHPASTFSSLPNKNPFHESHIILEDNYQQIQNLVAQPGVLFSEERSSDQEGDLGKYQEKPFSKIPQNCLNPFFQDVGNDAPRCLSQHKFQTPFLLLMSADNGMPVNTESAYHSV from the exons ATGGCtttcttcctgcttcttttcggACTTGTGCTTTCGCTTAATGTCGCTG GAATCCACGCAAATCTTCAATGTACCAACGACTATGAGAGGATGTTTTGCCAGCTGAAACTTAAAAACTGCCATGAATATGAGCTGAATCTCCAGAGCGACTCCGG AAATATGACCTGCAGTCTCCGTCAGTGTGGCCCTGAACAGTGTTACTGTAATGTGGAAATGACTCTCATCTTCGGAGAGACTCATACTGCCACGGTcaggaaaggagaaaaaagtcTGGAGTCAAAAACAATCCTGGTCACAGAGAGCT TTAAGCCCAAAACCCCAGCAATCACCTCGGTGGATGGAAGCAATGGCAATTTTGGAGTCAGCTGGTGGACAAACATGGAGAATCACACAAGTATTCCACTGACTGCAGAACTGGTGTACTATAAAAAAGGAGACACAGCAACG GATTGGAAAGCCATCTCACCAGCTATAGTTAAAGGGCAGCAGTATTATGAGATAAGTGGTCAACACTTGGAGTGGAGTACAACATACGTGGTCAGAGTGAGAAGTGTTTCAGAGCTTAATCACCGATTGAGTGACATCAGCAACGAGTGGGAATTTAAAACAC CTGCCTCCTGCAACACCCTGTTCTTCGGCATCATTGTCGGCCTCTGTCTTGCTGTAATCATCATCAGCATTGCCATGTATTGCTGTTATGTAAA gctgaAAAATGATTGGTGGGACAAACTTCCAAATCCAAAAATTCTTATAGTGCATCCAGTCAAGGATGGG CTGTTGCAACCTGAGAAATCAAGGGTCTCGCCCATCTGCGTTGACCAACTCATTCCAAATGGCAATCAGCAAAG gTTACTGATGCCATTCATAGACAGCATCTACCATAAGAGTGAATGCAGCAGCACTGACTCATCACATCTTAGTTATGCCGACACACATGTTGACATTACAACTATTATTATGGAAAATCTTTCCAGAATCTTCCCCAGCATAAGCCTAGTACCGCAGCGACAAACCAGTCAATTTACAAGCAAAGACAGTGGATTGTTCTCTGCTCCACTCAGTCCGGATGGTATCAGATTTGATGGATCCACCTCTGGGTCATCTGAGTTAGTCAATCATTCTTATTCTCTGATCTGTCCCAACTCTTCTAATAGTGTGTCAGCAGACAGCCCAGAGGTCCAAATGCAGACTGAACAGGATTATGACTTACACGATTCCAGCAAGAGCATGATCATGAGCATTTTTGGACAAGATGTTTCACCTCACATGTCAGTAGACATGTATCAACAGTACAACACAGATCCTCAGAAATGTTCATATGCAGAAGACTCCAGCTTGTCATCCATCTCCAGTGGCACTGACATGACCACCTCCTGTGAGCCTGAGACCAGGGTTGAGAACTCTGACAAGTTCTTTCACCCAGCCTCAACTTTCTCGTCACTCCCAAACAAAAATCCTTTTCATGAGTCCCACATCATACTGGAAGACAACTACCAGCAGATTCAGAATCTAGTGGCTCAGCCAGGTGTCTTGTTTTCAGAGGAGAGAAGCAGTGATCAAGAGGGAGATTTAGGGAAGTATCAGGAGAAACCTTTCAGCAAGATCCCTCAAAACTGCTTAAACCCATTCTTTCAAGATGTCGGTAATGACGCTCCAAGATGCCTTAGCCAACATAAGTTCCAAacaccttttcttttattgatgtCTGCAGACAACGGTATGCCAGTAAACACAGAGAGTGCTTATCATAGTGTGTAG
- the LOC121641575 gene encoding interferon regulatory factor 1-like, with protein MQQPGRLRLRPWLEEQIQSGKYPGVSWLDQSARIFQIPWKHAARHGWSIDRDATLFRSWAMHTGRYRPGKDKPDPKTWKANFRCALNSLSDVCELREHSRKRGSNAYRVYRMLPTSQTHRRKRGLRLFSRPRERQTSLGECKHEDPYTTHTWQLTATRPISDMPQKVETTAQSMFNSAQAHGMWETKPEGQEHTESVFKLMDHFSSTELWNQTGEQRGWRPHTLWDQWQCSGDENPFLLHTENYSDISGPNYIKELTDWTTHQQTLMP; from the exons ATGCAGCAACCGGGCCGGCTGAGGCTTAGGCCGTGGCTGGAGGAGCAGATTCAGTCTGGGAAGTATCCAGGTGTCAGCTGGCTGGACCAG TCAGCACGCATCTTCCAAATCCCATGGAAACATGCTGCTCGCCATGGCTGGAGTATTGACAGGGATGCTACGCTCTTCAGGAGTTGGGCCATGCACACTG GGCGGTACCGTCCAGGCAAAGACAAGCCAGATCCCAAAACATGGAAAGCAAATTTCCGCTGTGCCTTGAATTCACTGTCTGATGTCTGTGAGCTGCGGGAGCACAGCAGGAAGAGAGGAAGCAATGCTTACAGAGTCTACAGGATGCTTCCCACCTCTCAAACACACAGACGCAAGAGAG gTCTGCGATTGTTCAGCAGACCCAGAGAAAGACAGACCAGTTTAGGGGAATGCAAACATGAGGATCCATACACCACACACACTTGGCAACTTACAGCAACAAGACCCATTTCAGACATGCCACAGAAGGTGGAAACTACCGCACAGAGCATGTTTAACAGCGCTCAAGCACACG GGATGTGGGAAACCAAACCAGAGGGCCAGGAACATACTGAGAGTGTCTTTaag ctAATGGACCACTTCAGCAGCACCGAGCTCTGGAACCAGACAGGAGAGCAGCGAGGATGGAGACCACACACTCTGTGGGACCAGTGGCAAT GTTCTGGTGATGAAAACCCATTCCTTCTGCACACCGAAAACTACAGTGATATATCTGGTCCAAACTATATCAAGGAACTGACGGACTGGACCACACATCAGCAAACACTAATGCCATAG